The following proteins are co-located in the Toxotes jaculatrix isolate fToxJac2 chromosome 9, fToxJac2.pri, whole genome shotgun sequence genome:
- the trappc4 gene encoding trafficking protein particle complex subunit 4, with protein MTVLSAGQDVAKMVIFSVYVVNKAGGLIYQYDNYVPRAEAEKTFSHPLDLVLKHHDEKVVVSFGQRDGIRVGHAVLSINGVDVIGKNTAEGKDIIEYLKDPSNYPVSIRFGRARLSSNEKLMLASMFHSLFAIGSQLSPEVGSSGIEMLETDVFKLHCFQTLTGIKFIVLADPRQSGIDALLRKIYEIYSDFALKNPFYSLEMPIRCELFDQNLKSALEIAEKAGNFGAGS; from the exons ATGACCGTGTTGTCAGCTGGGCAGGACGTTGCAAAGATGGTGATCttcagtgtgtatgtggtgaACAAGGCTGGAGGTTTAATTTACCAATATGACAACTACGTCCCGCGAGCGGAGGCCGAGAAAACATTTAGCCACCCTTTAGATCTGGTGCTCAAACATCACGACGAAAAGGTCGTCGTGTCGTTTGGACAACGGGACGGAATCAGAG TGGGACACGCAGTGCTGTCCATCAATGGAGTTGATGTGATTGGAAAGAATACAGCAGAGGGAAAGGACATCATTGAATACTTGAAAGACCCTTCAAACTATCCAGTGTCTATTCGATTTGGACGGGCACGTCTGAGCTCCAATGAAAAGCTGATGCTGGCATCCATGTTCCACTC gtTGTTTGCTATAGGTTCACAGCTATCTCCTGAAGTTGGCAGTTCAGGGATTGAGATGCTAGAAACAGATGTCTTCAAACTCCACTGCTTCCAGACTCTCACAG GAATAAAGTTTATTGTGCTGGCAGACCCTCGGCAATCCGGCATCGATGCACTGTTGAGGAAGATTTATGAAATCTATTCAGATTTTGCCCTCAAGAACCCATTCTATTCTCTGGAAATGCCAATCAG GTGTGAACTCTTTGATCAGAATCTGAAGAGTGCACTGGAGATCGCAGAGAAAGCTGGCAACTTTGGAGCTGGATCTTGA